Proteins encoded by one window of Manihot esculenta cultivar AM560-2 chromosome 10, M.esculenta_v8, whole genome shotgun sequence:
- the LOC110624868 gene encoding putative disease resistance protein At1g50180 — protein MVEAIVTFAIERIADAVVREASSLYGVRQGVEQLQTELKRIRCFLKDADSKQDQDERVRNCIAEIRDIAYEAEDIIDTFILKAETGSRKRVWRLIKRVTSMVIKVPYLHEIGNQIKSIQDKIGSVSTSMLTYNIKLVAEGEGSRSTSEMQRRLRRSFPHDEEDEDVIRLEASLRDVQSQLMVEEEQRRVVSIVGMGGLGKTTLAKALYNDNHVKQHFDCHSWSFISQQFSARDVLVGILTEVTSKQDKFDLVKMEEEKLLLKRIEDEVDRIVEELFSKWTLKQMKMLKEDQLFTEEEKVLQFRLERVEKAVDKMVEEQLSKPMMEQNERTKEDQLFTEEGKLLQLKLERVENEVDRMAEEQLSKMMLKQNERMNEDQLSKEKETRLQPRLQRVENEEDRMVEDQSAKLMSNQKKKAKEEQQSTEEEKLLQMRLEKVENDVDGMAEEKLFRLMLKQKKRMNNEQLSKLEPVKMEEKKIPQMRLEAKENEEDMLEEEQTFRLMLNSEKWKEEVQSFKLELKQKKWMEEVQLFKLQLKPKKKMEEVQLFKMGLKKKKMTEEVQLFKLELKQKRRMEEEQVFQLMLKQMKVAPMFYAILERMSEEKLVETLFQVLKKKRYFVVLDDIWQNEVWDSLKHAFPAKGKKGSKVLLTTRNKEVAAYADPWSSPVEPPLLTNDEAWELLSRKAFPKDILIKDGCQREHESLGREMVKKCGGLPLAIVVLGGLLATKKTLKEWEVVRSNINAQFVLWERHHQYGGVYGILALSYHDLPFYLKPFFLYFSQFPEDWEIHKRMLIRMWAAEGFLSRALLGGNEAMEDMGERYLEELANRCMVQVSQRDYTGMGIKTCRIHDLMRDMCVLMARKENFLGISEHYHENIVARRIAVHPKISPDSDQLHSITLMPSNSRHRSFFYFLKEQRYEMKFDHRSLNFDECRLLRVLNLWGLKVEYIPNEIGDLIHLRYLGLRNTKVSMEAALPTSIGNLRSLCTLDVRNNQSLRLPDVVWKLKNLRHLFVDLLKILEYCRMDTLRNLETLKWAHPASLIRKNAMHKLTNLRNIAIGFNKREEIDLVMKSPIFSKGSLHSLNILARESSFPSLEPLSHCQSLKKLELRGEIPEHPSSLHHNLEFLPVSLNKLILSNSGLNQDPMSFLQKLPNLSFLHLEDKSYKGTKMGCSAHGFPQLETLKLEGLGVQEWKIEEGAMPCLKILHLEKLQELEKIPEGIEFITKLRELKVINMKKKFARKIQVIHGVEGEDFDKVKHISSISVSTTI, from the coding sequence aTGGTTGAGGCTATTGTTACCTTTGCCATTGAAAGAATTGCTGATGCCGTTGTTCGTGAAGCAAGCTCACTTTATGGCGTGCGGCAGGGAGTTGAGCAGTTGCAAACTGAACTGAAGCGGATTCGGTGCTTCTTGAAAGATGCAGATAGCAAGCAAGACCAAGATGAGCGCGTTCGCAATTGCATAGCTGAAATCAGAGACATCGCATACGAGGCAGAGGACATCATTGATACCTTTATTCTCAAAGCTGAAACAGGATCTAGAAAAAGAGTTTGGAGACTCATCAAGAGGGTTACTTCCATGGTCATTAAGGTTCCTTATCTCCATGAAATTGGAAACCAGATCAAATCTATCCAAGATAAGATTGGAAGTGTCTCTACAAGCATGCTGACTTATAACATCAAACTTGTTGCAGAAGGAGAAGGGTCTAGATCTACAAGTGAGATGCAACGGCGATTGAGAAGATCATTTCCGCATGATGAGGAAGATGAAGATGTTATCAGATTGGAGGCAAGCTTAAGGGATGTTCAATCTCAATTGATGGTGGAGGAAGAGCAACGCCGTGTTGTTTCTATAGTTGGAATGGGAGGACTGGGTAAAACCACACTTGCCAAGGCATTATACAATGACAATCATGTGAAGCAGCATTTTGATTGTCATTCTTGGTCTTTCATATCTCAGCAGTTCTCCGCAAGGGATGTCTTGGTAGGGATTCTGACCGAAGTAACATCTAAGCAGGATAAATTTGACTTGGTAAAGATGGAAGAGGAAAAGCTTCTGTTGAAGAGGATAGAAGATGAAGTGGATAGGATAGTGGAAGAGCTGTTTTCTAAATGGACATTGAAGCAAATGAAAATGCTGAAGGAAGATCAATTGTTTACAGAAGAGGAAAAGGTACTTCAATTCAGGTTGGAGAGGGTAGAAAAAGCAGTGGATAAGATGGTGGAAGAACAATTGTCTAAACCGATGATGGAACAAAATGAAAGAACAAAGGAAGATCAACTGTTCACGGAAGAGGGAAAGCTTCTTCAATTGAAGTTGGAGAGGGTAGAAAATGAAGTGGATAGGATGGCAGAAGAACAATTATCTAAGATGATGCTGAAACAAAATGAAAGAATGAACGAAGATCAACTGTCTAAGGAAAAGGAAACACGTCTTCAACCGAGGTTGCAGAGGGTAGAAAATGAAGAGGATAGGATGGTGGAGGATCAATCAGCTAAATTGATGTCTAATCAGAAGAAAAAGGCAAAGGAAGAGCAACAGTCaacagaagaggaaaagctTCTTCAAATGAGGTTGGAGAAAGTAGAAAATGATGTGGATGGGATGGCAGAAGAAAAATTGTTTAGATTGATGttgaaacaaaagaaaaggatGAACAATGAACAACTGTCTAAATTGGAGCCTGTAAAAATGGAAGAGAAAAAGATTCCTCAAATGAGATTGGAGGCcaaagaaaatgaagaggaTATGCTGGAGGAAGAACAGACATTTCGATTGATGTTGAATTCAGAGAAATGGAAGGAGGAAGTCCAATCGTTTAAATTGGAATTGAAACAAAAGAAATGGATGGAGGAAGTCCAATTGTTTAAATTGCAGTTGAAACCAAAGAAAAAGATGGAGGAAGTCCAATTGTTTAAAATGGGgttgaaaaaaaagaagatgacTGAGGAAGTCCAATTGTTTAAATTGGAGTTGAAACAGAAGAGAAGGATGGAGGAAGAACAAGTTTTTCAATTGATGTTGAAGCAAATGAAAGTGGCACCCATGTTTTATGCGATTCTGGAAAGGATGAGTGAAGAAAAACTAGTTGAAACACTTTTTCAAGTGTTAAAGAAGAAGCGATATTTTGTGGTCCTTGATGATATTTGGCAGAATGAAGTTTGGGATAGCTTAAAACACGCTTTTCCAGCTAAGGGAAAGAAAGGGAGCAAAGTTTTATTAACCACGCGGAACAAAGAGGTTGCTGCTTATGCTGATCCATGGAGCTCTCCGGTGGAACCACCTCTTTTAACAAATGATGAGGCCTGGGAACTTCTCAGTAGGAAAGCATTCCCAAAAGATATTCTCATCAAAGATGGCTGTCAACGAGAACATGAGAGTTTGGGAAGGGAAATGGTAAAAAAATGTGGTGGCTTGCCATTAGCCATTGTTGTACTTGGAGGGTTATTGGCAACAAAGAAGACATTAAAGGAGTGGGAGGTAGTGCGGAGCAATATTAATGCACAATTCGTTCTGTGGGAACGACATCATCAATACGGGGGAGTCTATGGTATATTAGCTTTGAGTTATCATGATTtgcctttttacttaaaaccattctTTCTCTATTTTTCCCAATTTCCAGAAGACTGGGAGATTCACAAGAGGATGTTAATTAGGATGTGGGCTGCTGAGGGCTTTTTGTCCCGAGCTTTACTGGGAGGAAATGAAGCAATGGAAGATATGGGTGAACGATATTTGGAAGAGCTCGCAAATAGGTGCATGGTTCAAGTGAGCCAAAGGGATTACACTGGGATGGGCATCAAAACATGTCGCATTCATGATCTGATGAGAGACATGTGTGTGCTGATGGCAAGAAAGGAGAATTTTCTTGGTATTTCTGAGCACTACCATGAGAATATTGTGGCACGTCGGATAGCTGTTCATCCTAAAATATCCCCAGATTCTGATCAATTACATTCCATAACCTTGATGCCAAGCAATTCACGCCATCGTTCTTTTTTCTACTTCCTCAAAGAGCAAAGGTATGAGATGAAATTTGACCATAGAAGTCTTAACTTTGATGAATGCAGACTGCTCAGAGTATTGAATCTTTGGGGTCTAAAAGTTGAATATATACCGAATGAAATCGGCGATCTGATTCATTTGAGGTATCTTGGGTTAAGAAATACTAAAGTATCCATGGAGGCAGCATTGCCAACCTCCATAGGTAACTTGAGGAGCTTATGTACACTTGATGTACGAAATAATCAGTCACTAAGATTGCCTGATGTAGTTTGGAAGTTAAAAAATTTGAGACACTTGTTTGTAGACTTGCTTAAGATTCTGGAGTATTGTCGAATGGATACCTTAAGAAACCTAGAAACTTTGAAGTGGGCTCATCCTGCAAGTCTTATAAGGAAAAATGCAATGCACAAATTGACTAATCTTCGAAATATAGCAATAGGTTTCAACAAAAGGGAGGAAATTGATTTGGTTATGAAATCTCCAATTTTTTCAAAAGGTAGCCTGCATTCTTTGAATATACTGGCAAGGGAAAGCTCATTTCCAAGTTTGGAGCCACTTTCACATTGTCAATCCTTGAAGAAGCTAGAGTTACGTGGAGAGATACCAGAACATCCAAGTTCTCTCCATCACAACTTGGAATTTCTTCCAGTAAGCCTCAATAAGTTAATTTTGAGTAATTCTGGGCTAAACCAGGATCCCATGAGTTTTCTACAGAAGCTGCCTAATTTGAGCTTTTTACACTTGGAAGATAAGTCGTACAAAGGGACAAAAATGGGCTGTTCTGCTCATGGTTTCCCTCAACTTGAGACTCTTAAACTTGAAGGGCTTGGAGTACAAGAATGGAAAATAGAGGAGGGTGCAATGCCTTGCCTCAAGATTTTGCACTTAGAAAAGCTGCAGGAATTGGAGAAAATCCCAGAAGGAATAGAATTCATCACCAAACTCCGAGAACTGAAAGTCATtaacatgaaaaaaaaatttgcaagGAAAATTCAAGTGATACATGGAGTTGAAGGAGAGGATTTTGACAAGGTGAAACACATATCCTCCATCTCAGTTTCCACGACAATCTAA
- the LOC110624870 gene encoding folylpolyglutamate synthase isoform X3: protein MWQAPKESTYLVNYFLEICYTCLGSNPYFLSAKGSTCTFTESILRHCGFHTGLFTSPHLIDVRERFRLDGEDICEEKFLAYFWWCYDRLKEKTTEDIPMPTYFRFLALLAFKIFAAEQVDVAILEVGLGGTFDATNVVQTHVVCGISSLGYDHMEILGNTLGEIAGEKAGIFKNGVPAFTVPQPDEAMRVLEEKASKRDVPLQVAPPLDSNLLNGLKLGLEGEHQYINAGLAVALSSKWLQRTGHLEISYLEQTSSLPEQFIKGLTTACLQGRAQIVPDRCINNESDGDLVFYLDGAHSPESMEVCARWFSLAIKDDNPQNTLNCPSQNNFQSMLECVDKYHDGKSGKNLMQILLFNCMSVRDPQLLLPRLMKTCATHGVYFKKALFVPNISVYYKVGSHALPPTEPQVDLSWQFTLQRLWENLVQGDKGGEANNTDAVCEEVKDDTGSSVRTCKNSAVFPSLPLAIKWLRDSVYQNRSVRIQVLVTGSLHLVGDVLRLVK, encoded by the exons TACTTATCTAGTCAATTATTTCTTGGAAATTTGCTATACATGTTTGGGCTCTAATCCATATTTCCTTTCTGCAAAGGGATCTACATGCACTTTCACAGAATCTATACTCCGTCATTGTGGCTTCCACACGGGACTTTTCACATCTCCTCACCTCATTGATGTTCGTGAAAGATTTCGTTTGGATGG TGAGGACATTTGTGAAGAAAAATTTTTGGCATACTTTTGGTGGTGTTATGATAGACTGAAG gaaaaaacTACTGAAGATATACCAATGCCTACTTACTTCCGCTTTCTTGCCTTGCTTGCCTTCAAGATATTTGCAGCAGAGCAG GTAGATGTTGCTATTTTGGAGGTTGGATTAGGCGGAACGTTTGATGCAACAAATGTG GTTCAAACACATGTTGTGTGTGGTATCTCGTCCCTTGGATATGATCACATGGAGATTCTTG GAAATACTCTCGGAGAAATTGCTGGAGAGAAGGCTGGCATCTTTAAG AATGGGGTTCCAGCATTCACAGTGCCTCAACCTGATGAAGCAATGCGTGTGCTTGAAGAGAAGGCTTCTAAGCGAGAT GTACCTCTTCAAGTGGCGCCACCATTAGACTCCAACTTGCTGAATGGTCTAAAACTTGGTCTTGAAGGTGAGCACCAGTATATAAATGCTGGTCTTGCTGTTGCACTATCTTCTAAATGGCTTCAAAGGACTGGTCACCTTGAAATCTCCTACTTGGAGCAAACC AGCTCACTGCCTGAGCAGTTTATTAAAGGGCTAACAACAGCCTGTCTGCAAGGGCGAGCTCAAATTGTTCCCGATCGTTGTATCAACAATGAGAGCGATGGAGATCTTGTGTTTTATTTGGATGGAGCCCATAGTCCAGAAAGCATGGAAGTATGTGCGAGATGGTTTTCTCTTGCCATTAAAGATGACAACCCACAAAACACCTTGAACTGTCCATCACAGAACAATTTTCAATCCATGCTTGAATGTGTTGACAAGTACCATGATGGAAAATCTGGGAAAAATCTCATGCAG ATATTATTGTTCAATTGTATGTCAGTACGGGATCCTCAGCTGCTTCTTCCACGTCTGATGAAAACATGTGCTACTCATG GTGTCTACTTCAAGAAGGCGTTATTTGTACCGAATATATCAGTGTATTACAAGGTTGGATCTCAtgctttacccccaactgaacCCCAAGTTGATTTGTCATGGCAATTTACTCTGCAAAGATTATGGGAAAATCTTGTTCAGGGTGATAAAG GTGGAGAGGCCAATAACACAGATGCTGTTTGTGAAGAAGTTAAAGATGATACAGGATCTAGTGTTAGAACTTGCAAAAACAGTGCAGTCTTTCCTTCTCTTCCGTTGGCTATTAAATGGCTCAGGGACAGCGTCTATCAAAATCGATCTGTTCGCATTCAG GTCCTTGTTACTGGCTCATTACATCTTGTGGGTGATGTGCTGAGATTAGTCAAATAG